From the genome of Elusimicrobiota bacterium:
AATCCTTCCTCTTATCTAAATATTTAACTTTTATGTTCATTCTTCTTGCCTGAAAATTCTTAAAATTTGAGCATGAAGAAATTTCACGCCACCTTTTTTCGCCGGGCATCCAAACTTCAAGATCATAAGTTTTAGAAGAGGAAAAGCCCAAATCGCCTGTGCAAACAGCGGCCACGCGGCACGTCAAACCCAAACCTTTTAAAACCTTCATTGCGTCCGCAGTCAGGCTTTCAAGTTCAGCCGAAGAATCTTCCGGTTTAACAAATTTTACAAGCTCAACTTTGTTAAACTGATGATTCCTAATTAAACCTTTTGTATCTTTTCCGTATGATCCCGCTTCTCTCCTGAAACAAGCAGAATAAGAAACATATTTTTTCGGCAATTCTTTTTCTTCAAGAAATTCGTCCCTATGGATATTAGTTATTGAAACTTCCGCAGTAGGAACTAAATATAGGTCATCTTCGTTACAGCGGAAGAGCTCAACTTCAAATTTAGGAAGCTGTCCCGTGCCCTGCATTGAGGCTCGGTTAACAAGATAAGGAGCAAAAATTTCTGTATATCCTGCTTTTATGTGAGTATCCAGAAAATAACTTATTAGCGCTCTTTCAAGAATACATCCCGCCCCCCTTAACAGTGCAAATCGCGAGCCGGAAATTTTAGAAGCGGTTTCAAAATCCAAGATTTTAAGTTTTTCTCCCACTTCCCAATGAGGCTTCGGGGTAAAATCAAAAGATTTTATATCTCCTTCCTGCTTTAATACTTTATTATCTTCCGGGCTTTTTCCCAGAGGGGTTGTCTCGTCTGGAATGTTGGGAAGCCTCAAAGCAAAATCTTCAATTTTTTGTTCCAAAGTCACCAAATAATTTTCTTTTTCCTTAATTTGCTCCCT
Proteins encoded in this window:
- the serS gene encoding serine--tRNA ligase → MLDIKLIRENPEKVKNALETRGQKIILDDLLNWDTERRTLLTQIEDMRGKRNKAAEDVAKLKKDGKNPLENLVSDMDQVREQIKEKENYLVTLEQKIEDFALRLPNIPDETTPLGKSPEDNKVLKQEGDIKSFDFTPKPHWEVGEKLKILDFETASKISGSRFALLRGAGCILERALISYFLDTHIKAGYTEIFAPYLVNRASMQGTGQLPKFEVELFRCNEDDLYLVPTAEVSITNIHRDEFLEEKELPKKYVSYSACFRREAGSYGKDTKGLIRNHQFNKVELVKFVKPEDSSAELESLTADAMKVLKGLGLTCRVAAVCTGDLGFSSSKTYDLEVWMPGEKRWREISSCSNFKNFQARRMNIKVKYLDKRKD